The nucleotide window caaaatacaacaaaataaaatgaaggtTCGTCTTGGTATATCATATATGTATTGGCTGCTTCAGGGCTATTCATGAGACTCTCTAAATTGCTTGGACGGCCCTAGATAGATCTTCAGACCTGTAGTGGAGAgcccaatttttttatattctctttggcatgattaaaataaacaaaatacttaCCTAGTAGttaaataaaaacaccaaaaaaccaaaaaaaatatttttcggcttagtttttgaaggaaatattaatattatgtgGGTAGATACATAAAAGACAAGCATAGAATGTGTTAtcacatttaataaaaaatatattaaacatgAGGAATGCGTTTGTCATCTGTAAAGTATCTTCGGGATAACCAATAATGTTTGACCATATTCTCTGTATTAAAACAAACTACTTTatagaaaactatttattacgcaaggaaataattaattaaacttggtttcaataatccgaCTACCATACTCAACAAATGCCAAGCTATCAAGAACCTCGTATCTGTTTACAAACCGCTTTAATTACCAAAATCCTATTGTAAACAGAgctatgaataattatatttatggttgtTATAGTCacattgatataaaataaaagtaagtaatttgataagttaattaaacttcaagtgtctaagaGACACTTGGAAGCACTCAACTATGACGTTGGTTCCCATTCGGAGCGGTCAgtgtacaataaatcttaaagaataaaataataaattgtagttAAGTGAGTAAATTAGTGATTCTTCACAGTCACTATAATATAACACAAGAATTAAGTGATccgagacgatacgttaatggaggGTAAAATAAGAGACACTTAGTATCATTTAACTCTGCTTGATTTATATTCGTGCAATGTTATccaatttaaaatacaaaataaacaagtcgacgattatttgaaatattttaaacatggCAACATTGCAAATACGGTAACGGTTTGAGAATACATAGCTAAATAACCTTACAAAAATACAGGCTGTGATTATAACGCATGTTACCGCTATAAACTTTAGTAACACAATCTATTAATCAAGTActatttgatagaaaaaacctTTATGTAACTCTTTGTTAACCCCTATTATTTAAGTTTATGAATTCGCACAGTGTTTAGATACAATCCAGTTACCGTTCGCGCCAAATCTCCGGACAACATTGCTATCAATTCTCAAAAGAAAAGCTAAATAGCTGAACCCCCTCTAATTCTGTTTTTCAGATCTTGATATTAGCCGACATTGTGTGACAAACGTTTTGTCTTTAAGATATTCCCGAAGTAAATTTTCTAATAGTTTTAAGTTTAGAGACATTGGTGGccattcagttgtagcaagtcaTTAAACATAAAGTTCTAGATGGGTTTCACTAGGGGTATCTTGACCATGATTAAGTTAACTAACCTATTTAAGCTAATTGGGATTAATACTgtctaaatatctttttttattaaccaactatatgtttttttttcaaaagcaaaTACTTGTGGTGTAGTATGCTATCTTTCAAAGGTATATGtgtcatattttatttatttacacaaaatCTTGCCAACTTATTAATTCACCTGTAACGCCCGCTCCTAAATTAGGACGCAGCTAGCCACTGCTGACCAGTCTCTTCCACAATCGAGGCCATAGACTCCCGTTGATAGTGAAGGGTGACGGATAACAGGGGCGCAGAAAGATATTAGacatgaattattttattttcagttgtaCACTTTTATTTTCGAATATCAAAGtgcaaatatttaattttgggCAAAGTGAAGTTCCATTATTACTTGTAATTCCTTAGAACCCACATTACACATGAAATATCCTCTTCGAATCACTGTCTGTAGGTGAAAACCAGATGAAAATCTGTTTAGTAGGTTTTATATCGTAAACAGGctgtattttaatatattttcataaattacataaatacgAGCTTTTATGACTGAATAAGTAATATTTTCCTCTTCAGCAAACATCCAAGGATACACATATTCGAAAAAATACTGGGTACATTATTCTTTTTTACCCTGTAACTGGGCCATTGTGTATGCAATTATGCTGTTATAGAATATTCTAGAGGCTTCTTAAGTGTTCTAAATTGTTTTGTAGAACATATTCTATATTATCAGATTGGCTATAGAAGCAGCATAGGGTAGGAGCACGGGGAAGTTGACATATGTgatttagaaaagaatttttgttaaatcaattaaaccacacattttttatttacatatgtcaataatttgtgtttatttttgtaattaaagaaCTGAATAGTTTACTATAAAAACTTGTTGAAACTACAATATGTAACAAGgttatttacattaaattagtttgcttttatttaagaaaaatcgtcaaaataccttaaaattaaaatacatttttcttatGACTACGTTTCTTCAGAGGTATTTCTACTGGAGGTCCATTTATAAGTTTTTCTCTAACTGCCCACCGTAGATCTAAGTGGTTGTCTTCACCTGGAAATTTCACACTTTTCCACTCTTGTTGATACTGATGGTATAATGCCACAGGATCGGATTTTTTCAAAGATTTAACAGAAGATGTATTCTTCAGGACTGAAATATAATATCTATACAATTCTCAAAAACTTAGTGACTATCTCAACTCTCAGCCAGTTACAATATCAATAAATGTATTAATGGAAACTAAATACATTTAATATCCAGTAACAGAGAATAAAATGAAGTTAATAACAAAGATGTGAGTAAGATGGCTGAGACATAGAGAACAAAATTCAGGAGGAGATTGCTCacatgaaattaaaattggtcttttctgtaacaaaatttcctcagcccatcTCTTTCCatgatatcacccttaaaaggtggtgactaaaatagAGTTTCTATTTATTCCTAAGATTTCAGTAATagttcaaatttgaaatttggtaATTTCAGGGGATATATATactcattaaaattttcatgggATTTTCttagattttaaaatatcaaaattacgtAAGTTATTAATCTATAGAAAAAGAAACCAGGGTCAAGTGTCTCCtggtttcaatataatgaaataataaattgtattctTTGATACCTTGTTATACCTttataaacaacaatatttatagaaatgttttacttttgtgaacatgataatatcaatttgaaatattcttaattACATTCTACAGaagatgaaaaacaatattatacCAATATTAAACCAAATCATATCATAATAAGAGCTAAATTGATCTACAACTTCtattacttaaataatatccaAATCTATTATATAAAGATATTCTCATAGCTTAGAGTTATTCAGCTGCAATTCTATCAcgatcttattttattttttccctaAATTAATTAGGATTTGTAACTCTTTCTATtgataaacattttgttttaaataagcCTAATGAGAAATCTGGGAAGGAAGAGTTACAACTGCAAAAAGTTTCACCAAATCCATCTGTTTGAATTTCCAGTTTGTAAGTAAAAACTATTAGGAATAGGACCGACACAATAATCTGCACTCTCACTATCTTTTATACCCGGCAAATTTTCCCCAtgtaaacaatatttcataattattaataatcttTTGTTGCAGTTATTTACAAAGTTGTTGTTACAACTAGTTAGGGCCATGTAAAGAACAAAGTGaactttttaattcattaaGCCTTTATGAAAAGTTAATATGCAAGATTTATATGGCTAGAGGCAGGTGTGACAGATTTTCAATCTTAAAACCAAAAGTCTGTGTTGTTACTTGGggataaaaattttccaaattttattaatatttgtttagtaGCTCAAGAGAAGCAACTAATATCTACATTCTTAACAATCAACATAGATATGCaggattattttattaaatgtagTAAAACAGAATTACACCTGTCATAAGTGGATGGTCCAGCAATATTTGGAACAGTCAGCAATCTGAAAATGTcgattttctattctttttgtCCCAAAGGATGTAGATTAGATATAAGACTGTGATATTATGGAACTTTTAACAATACCAGAAtttaaattaacttattttgaaaaaaaattaatatatgaaactCTATATGAAATTTAAACTACATatcaaagttttgaaaaatatttaactgatTATCAAAcacatattattaaaatatttcaatctattaaaaaaataaattattagacatcaaaaacatttataaataaaatatatgtgaCATTATATTTGCATGTGTGAAGTTTCTGTACCTGCAGTTTtagattttcttaattttgaacTTGGAACAGAGGAAGCCTCGTTAGAAGTGGGTCTAGATTTATTTGTTGATGATCCTGACATTTGTTTTGACCTATCAGTTTGAGTTTGTATATCTTCTTTACTCACTCTTTCACTACTTGTAGTTTGTACATTTTCTGAAGGTTTTCTACAATTACAAATGTTTGATTGTACACCAGTTTCTAAATGGACACAATGTTCGTggtcaatatttttcttttttgcatGTGTTATATGA belongs to Diorhabda carinulata isolate Delta chromosome X, icDioCari1.1, whole genome shotgun sequence and includes:
- the LOC130901262 gene encoding uncharacterized protein LOC130901262, which gives rise to MSYKIDPREVLIYLNKLGYTNISAQQLKEFIIDLKKIIKYEQRKHKTLGHDFGISDTYNYSTPIYPEPKLKPQMYQNNDIFEMLHNHPTQASKAKMVDKINGQIAVHITHAKKKNIDHEHCVHLETGVQSNICNCRKPSENVQTTSSERVSKEDIQTQTDRSKQMSGSSTNKSRPTSNEASSVPSSKLRKSKTAVLKNTSSVKSLKKSDPVALYHQYQQEWKSVKFPGEDNHLDLRWAVREKLINGPPVEIPLKKRSHKKNVF